DNA from Nymphaea colorata isolate Beijing-Zhang1983 chromosome 4, ASM883128v2, whole genome shotgun sequence:
TTGCTAATTTACAGGATTAGGTGTTCCTCTGTTCATGCGGTTCGACAGTCCTTCAATCCGCCACAAgcttaaaggaaaaaataattcgTGATGAGCTgtttcatttgatttgaaagaCTGTTATCGCAGAGAAATGGGAGCAAGGATATTAACTCGACTTTACTTATGATGGTGCAGAGCAGAAGGCTTATACAAAGATTCTTCTGTCCAACTCCAAAACAAGGAATTTCAAAACATAGACCCTTGAACCCGTGGGAAGGTGTTTCCTTACATGTGAACATAAAAACACCAATAGCCACTGTACTGTAAACCACCATTGTATATACACAAACACAGGGGAACACATCCATTAAATTTTTTGCAATGCCGTATTTTGGAACAGCAGATTGCAGTATTCGCAGGAGCTGTGCAAGGGCGTGTTCCATATGCCCAGCGTTTGCTTCTCAAGGAGCTTCATTAACTAGTGGGATGGGATGGGGTGCTGATTTCGATCCGTGGATTCAAACAGCCTGGACTTCCAGTTCCCACAAACGAGGTTCAGTGCTTCGGGACAAGATGGGGGAGGTGGGATGAGGTGCTGGGGCAGAAGAATCTGGATGCACAGAGAACAACATAAAGTGAAATTAAAGCCTTCAGAAAGCAGCCCATAGCAGCAACAGCAGCTTGTCCCCGATCGAGGATCAAAGAAATCCACAGAAATTGCGCAAAACAAGTGCAGAGAGAGTGAAAACTGTTTAGcgctctttctttttttttcatagaaagaTGAAGTATTTTTTATGCTCACCCGACATTGCTTGATATCGGTTCAATAATTCTTTGTTATACAAATACTGTTTATCAATTCCATTAGCTTGAGAGTTGAGACTGCTAGTCGTTCTTGAAGAAGCTTTAAAAACCCTTTAATAAACAATATTTTCTTTGATCAAATAGATCAAAGCTTGAAATGGGTCGAAGACAATCTGTCAACCAACTCAATATGATATGCTTTAGTAGACTAGTGCAGTAAATGTGTCTTGCTTCTACCGaagaaagttgaagaaaatTGTAATATATAGTTCAAAttgtttcaataaaaaatataaaaaaacaaaacagtacaataaatttttaaaaattttaaaaaactaaaagtaagaagaaaataaaataaataagaaactaataacacaaagaattgcaacaagaaaaaaattaaaaaaaaactgtttggcattaaaaaaactgaaaaaataaaaaaatgctttaaaaacacctttttcgtttttaactttttttaaaaaacacgtttttttaattttaaatagtcatttaatttattgcgtttttttgctttttttaaaaaaaaaacgcattttctATCAAGATAGTTTCAACCAAATAAACCTGATTCACCCGGAAATAAACCTGATTCACGGGAGCCACTTTGGTTAGACTtgctattttattttattttattgtcttGTTACCATCCCAATTTTTATGATGGATAGGATTTGGAATGTAATTAAGCAGGTGTAGTTCTTTTCCTTGAGACGGCAAAAAAGCAAAACCAGGGGCAGGCCTTCGGCTGTCTTCTTTTCGGGTTTAGCTTCTATGAAAACTAAAATTAGCGACTGTTACGTACGAAGGAAATTTTTTATGACACTGACATATTATTCTGCAGGAGGTAACGTAATGGGCCACCGCGCCTTTCACTTCTTTAATAAATATCTGCCACTTCCTTAGTACTTCTTTTGACAAGTGTAACTCTTCAACAGTGATGGTGTTGAAATGGTTAGTAAATTActgttttttacatgtaatgaTGAAGTCGCAGGCTAAttcttttgatcttttttttttgtttctccggtttttctttttatttctttcaattgtttCTTTCACCTTTCACCGTCGGTCGTCCACCTATCCTTGTAAACCAAAAAGCATTTACTACTGAAATGGAAATGTGCTCTTCAGTTTCTTTAACTGGGGTGGGTTCTTGTTACCAGCAGCAAGAAGAAACCAGTGGGTGAGCGAGCGGCGGGCCGACCCCTGATTTCCTTCCTCTCACAAACCCATACAAGTTTAccctcttctccctccctcttggGCGCTATAAATTGCACCACTCGCTCCCCTTCCATCTTCACGGTCATGTGCATTCCTCTGTCTTTGGTTTTGGTTTCCATCAGATctcctttctctccttcttcctgtCAAATCTTTCCTCCAGTTCTCTAAATTCTAAGACTACAATAATGGCTGGCGAGTCTAATGTGCAGGCTTCATCTCCATTGGAGTTGACAGGCCTAGGACCTTTGGACCAGAAGCTTTCTATGGCAAAGCGCTGCGGCCATGGTAATGCTTCTCTCATTTATCCATCCTTCTTCCTATGATTTGGTTTCGTTTTCCTGGTTTAAAAGAACTAATGTGCTTTTTGGTAGTCTGGATCTGAGGGTTATATATGTTGTTTGTGTGCAAATGGGACTAATCTAATATGGTATTTGGTGATGACAGAGGGCGTGGTTGCCGGAGCAAGAGCCGCTGTGGTTGCAACTGTTGCTAGCGCAGTCCCCACTGTAATtacctctttctttctatcatctcactttttcttctgtatTTGTAATACGAAGCTTACTGACGACGGCGTTACATGAAATGGCAGTTGGCAAGCGTGAGAATGATACCATGGGCAAGGCGCAACCTCAACCCCACCGCTCAGGCCCTCATCGTCTCCTTAGGTACGAAAGATGTGTCCATTCCTCACAGACCACAGGCTCTGTATCATGATAGTTAATCATGGGTGTTAGTTGCTGGTTCTTGACTGTGTTTGGTTTGGTTTGATTGCAGTGGCAGGCTCGGCGTACTTCATAGTTGCAGACAAGACGGTGCTGGCCACAGCAAGGAAGAACTCTTTCCAGAACCTCCATCCCTGAATCATCAGGCCATTCATGCACATACAATGGAAATGTTTTATGTCTCTACGTATCTTTTGCTTCAGGCTTTTTCTACTGGAGTTGTTCTCAACCCGTATGAGCAATGTATAACAGCTCTCCTCCATATGTATAAATACGAATGATCTTTCTTCCCAACAGTTTGGTTGTTCGACTCTTTTTGAATTGAATCCAGAGAGAGAGTAGCCGCGCTGAGCCGAGCCAAGGTTGAGCCAACGAAGGCAGTATGGCGTTGGTAGAGTGATGATTCCCCTGCATTATTTTGGTTCTCCAAGAAAACAGAGGACCCCCTGATTTGTCCTCATCTTTTAACATGCGCGGGCCCACCACCCGTTGTTTTCTCCTCATCGTAACTGTGGACCCCACAACGCAATCCTCCAAAATTGGTGGGCCCTTCCAGGTACAACCCCCTGCTTTGCGGCCTCAAGAAGTAAAAATGGGAAATTTTATCTACGTATAATCTTTTACCATTAATTCAACGTGGCCCCTCATACTTTTCGTGTATTTCCGAGCAGGTGCTTGGGTTTTTGACAGTCAAATACTGAAGCTAGGCAATCATTGAAAACGAAAAGAATgcgcaaaaaaggaaattttaggAAATATCATGTCCAAACggataaggagagagagagagggtcacGATTTACAAAttcacaatatatatttataagagaAACACAGTCCACACTGTTAGATCATTTCTAATGTCCCGTTATTTGATTCCCATGCCAAATTATCAACTGATATAAGATTTAATTAGTTAATGCATACGACTTCCATCGGATTCATATCGTATAGGCTGATTTATTTTTAGATACGATCTAACTTTATATCTGATGTGATTTTAAAAAGCGATTTGTCATGATTTAAGAAAAGTGAGTTGAGGGAAAACgaatattaagttagtcattttcttacttaaataatgctTTTTAATCGTCAACAAcgaatcattttttttttcaaaaattaactcaagtaaagcatgttttattaaattagtatttataaaaaaaaaagtgaacatgaaatgccgtttaaaactttaaaaaacccttttttttaaaaaaaacatgttttttcgcatttttttattttttaataccaaacaggtttttttgtaattttttattttttatttgttgcaaatctactttgtattattattttctcacttatttgatttttctctatttttagttttaaattttttaaaaaaatactttttttttcacaatctccatattatactaaaaaaaaaccttgaatTTGTCTTAAAATTCGGAGaagttatttgtgactatgtagAAATATCATATTTTGTTTTAACATGAATATAAGAAACCCAATTTTTATCTCATGTCCAAATGCGCAGCAGTTTCACCGAAACGGATTTATTGAGATCATTAATACGAACCAAAGCTAAATGGAATCTGAGTTGATAAGAATCGATCTCATGTGCAGGTGCTGTTGTTTAAAGGCTTATTCTCGGCAAGCAAACCACAGAAATCACCATCACAAAGAAGATTAAAATATTGAGATTTTAGTCAATTTAATACTAGATAATCTTGTTTACGTGCAAGGATTGTGTTGGTTCTAACTGATCCCTTAGGACATACTATTAACCCTcgatttgaaaaatttttcctCCTATCGCTTTCATTTCTACACCTTCCTATCAACTCATGAGcagaaaaatagtaaaaagagGGCCTGCCACCAATCCACCAGCCAAGAGAATAATGGATCGACCAATAATACTTGGGGCTTAAAAGCTGCGTGTATAGGAAAACCATGGCCTCCCACATCTGGATAGCAGGAGGGCGCAGCTTTGTATCACCCATTATTGCGCTTCATGGCACAAGGGCTTTGTTTCTTCCATGATCACtgtgtgttttctctttctttttctctttctgttctTACCCTGCATTATCggtttcaatatatatattgaaccacaaaaaccaaattcattaaaattaattattaaacttttttttttttttgtaatttaactTTCATAGATACGACCTTAAGCTTGTTAGTCATTTTTCTTActttaataataatttttaataatcgACGAATAAATggtttttaaaaagttaaaattttcataatacaaaattctttttttgtttaacaaaGGATTTGAAGTAAATTactatttatataaaattagtatttataaacacatgaggaggttcacattttgtttaaaacattttttaagataaatttaagaggtttggtttttctttgttacTCAATCGTCTCtctctgtgtatatatatatatatatatgtgtgtgtgcactcAATAAGTGCATGATTAAATCCGacatttgaaaattaaatctATAAAAATAAGATGCATTGATACAAGTACAAACTGAagaactaaaattaatttttataattttaaggCACAGCATTATTTAAAATCCTATTTGTTTCCGGTTATAAAAGATGATGCAAATTAATCGCAAAAATGAGCAAGGGAATTAATGCTATGTTTTCGAATAAGCTGTCGTACTAAATGGATATTTTTTGTCTATCAATGATGACGGCAAAGTAGCAAAACGATGGGTCCCTTACCCCTTCTCGCTTCTCAACTTGTCCGGATTTTCCACTAAAACCGAAAGCTTCTGTCTCCAAAGGAAATTATATGACATCGACGTTAGTTCATCCGTTCATGCATCCGATCGCTCCAAAGGCTTCTAGtcctctctctcccacttcTTTATTAAGGCCCTGTCCTTTTGCCATGGAACAGAGAGTTTTCACCGGAGATGGTAAAGCTCCAGGCGACTTTTCTAGTTTTCACGCCGGTAACGATTAAGGAAGTGGCCAGTAATTTTCCCTTCCTGAATTTTGGTGTGTATAATTCACGTTTTCAACCTTTTACTGTGACTTCTGCAGTAgtaaaaaatctgaaaactgTTCGCACAAGTCGGAATGCTACAAAATGGAATCTTAGATAAGTTTTAGACTGCCGGCAGGGAGTGAGC
Protein-coding regions in this window:
- the LOC116252251 gene encoding early nodulin-93-like; translation: MAGESNVQASSPLELTGLGPLDQKLSMAKRCGHEGVVAGARAAVVATVASAVPTLASVRMIPWARRNLNPTAQALIVSLVAGSAYFIVADKTVLATARKNSFQNLHP